TTTCCGTTTTAGATGGTTTATCGAAAGATGAATACTATATAAGCGTTTCTTGCCCAGGCAGCGTACCAGCAAAATCATCTTGTATGCGTCGCATGCTACACAAAGTGACCAGGCTAGGAGGGAGACGTTATCAAATGGCACCAAGCAGATGACAACTAATACCACCAGTTTTCGGGGATTGTAAACCACAGCGATTCATGCCGGTGAAACACCTGATTTAGCAACCCGTGCCTCTTCTCCTAACATTGTTATGTCGTCCTCCTTCGTGACCGACGCCGATACGCCCTTCTCGGCTGAAAACTTGCAGGAGCAGACCACATTTTTCTATACCCGTGAAGGGAATCCAACCGTTCAGCAACTTGAGCAAAAATTGGCTGCCTTAGAGGGTGCGGAAGCGTGTGTGGCGTTTAGTAGCGGTATGGCTGCTATCTCCGCGCTGATGTTCTACATGCTTAAACCGGGTGATCACATTGTCATGAGCGATGGGGCGTATGTGGGTGCAGCGGAGTTAATGAAGGGATTAATCCCCGCCCTGGATATTCAGGTTACGCGAGTCAATACAACTGATTTAGACGCGATCCAATCGGCTATACGTCCTCAAACGAAACTGATCCATATTGAGACCCCGTGCAACCCAATTGTTCGAATATCAGATATTCAGGCGATCGCCCAAATTGCTTACACAGCAGGTGCAAAGTTAGTGGTTGATTCGACCTTCGCCACACCCGTCGCTACTCAACCCGTTACGTTCGGTGCAGATTTTGTCGTTCATTCTCTGAGTAAGTACCTGTGCGGGCATGGCGATGCTATTGGTGGAGCCGTGTTGGGGACGAGTAGTGAAATATCAGGTATTCGCCATTTGCTGGTGCACCTTGGGGGGCACTCAGTCCATTTAATGCGTGGTTGATTATGCGAGGGATTACAACCTTGCCTATTCGAATGAAAGCTCATGAGCAGAATGCGCTAAACGTTGCGCGTTTTCTGGAAGCTCATCCTCAAGTCAGAATCACTAATGCATCACAGCCAGCGATCGCCCCTTCAAGGCTTTGAGAATCACGGATGTCTCCAAAATAGAAACCGTCGGTTGTACCAAACAGATCTTGCACCTTCTGTTCCGACCGGGCAAAGCCCCTGACGGTAAATTGTTCGGGTCGTTGCTGAAGTTTTTGAACGACGATTGAGCCTGTGCGCCCAGTGGCTCCGGTGACTAAAACGTGACAAGGGATAGACATGGATTTCAACGAAAAGGACTGGTAACTATTCTCTCATCTCAGGGGAATAGGATCGGTGGAGCAGGGGCGATCGCCCATCCAACTTACGGATTACAAATCGGTCGGATCAAACGGGTTTCGATAGTCGAGGTCTTCGATCAAATCGCCTGTGAACCAGGTTAATGTAGGGTCATTCTCGTCATAATCGGGATCAATGCGATAGTCGATGCAGCGATCGCCCTCAACCCCATGAGGATGAACCGTACAGGGCAGAAGCGGGCTCAGGCTGAAGAACTGACACGAGCTACACTCCGGCAGTTGGCGGAAAAAGCGAGGTTTCATCGCGTTGTGAAAAATAGAGTATGCGTTATACGTCCAGTATGCCGAGTATAGACGGACAGGTACACTTAGCCTTTCATGGACAATGCCGCTGGATAGAGGCGATGCACGGTAAACTCCACGAACGTTTGCCGATTTTTCCAAGTCAAGGTGTGGATGACGATGTCGGCCTGAGCCATCCAGTCAGTGTCTACAAGGGGAATCGGGACATCAATGGGGATAATCCTATACCCATCTTTAACGGCGTCATAGGGGGTGTTAAGTGCTAATGAGGCTGGATAGCCTTGAGCGGCATTCAATTTCAAAATGCTATTGACTTGACAGGGCATTCCCATCGGTAATTATCCAAATCTGGGCGATCGCCACTATACGCCATTTGCAGGAACGCGAATCACTACAGCGTATCTATCCGTGATAAGGACTCAATGAGTTCCTCAACGTCTTCTCCATCACGGCATTGCTGCACCTGATTCTTGAACCAATCAACTTCGTCTGGTTCAACCTCCTGCAACTCGTAGACTAACAACAGTCCTGCCACGCGCCCCAGAGTGACGGGAGCATAGGAGAGATGGCCGACTAGGGCGATCGCTTCTTCGTAAATTCGATAGGCGATCGCTTCACTGATCGGTTGCCCGATCTGTCCTGCAATTTCTTGCAAGCTGTGTTGAATAAACATTTGGAGGTCATCGTCTGGAGGCATAAGCAGTCAGCCGTCGCATTGCTTGCTTTGATTGTAGGCTGCCCCACCTCCAAACAACAGTTCGGTAGCCTACTAGTCGTCGTTGGAACCCATGCTCAGCGATAACGAATAGGGCCCCGTCCCCGATATTGCGGGGCAACGTTCAAAATCCGGCGTTGCTGAAGGCGGCTATGAATTGCCCTCATCCCCAACCCTGCTCCCGCAGGAGCAGGGCGCTAAAACTCTTGTTCCCTCTCCTTGGGGGGAGGGCTGAAAAAGGCTTGCACACGAAAATCATACTTCTGTTCAGCAACGCCCAAAATCCTAGCGTTTTGGGGGGATGGAAGCTGTTCTC
The DNA window shown above is from Synechococcales cyanobacterium T60_A2020_003 and carries:
- a CDS encoding NAD(P)H-binding protein, with product MSIPCHVLVTGATGRTGSIVVQKLQQRPEQFTVRGFARSEQKVQDLFGTTDGFYFGDIRDSQSLEGAIAGCDALVILT
- a CDS encoding DUF2584 family protein, whose amino-acid sequence is MGMPCQVNSILKLNAAQGYPASLALNTPYDAVKDGYRIIPIDVPIPLVDTDWMAQADIVIHTLTWKNRQTFVEFTVHRLYPAALSMKG